In Leptospira perdikensis, the following are encoded in one genomic region:
- a CDS encoding TetR/AcrR family transcriptional regulator, giving the protein MAVSKKKISPKKPKAAGRPSKENGMNVREALIQAGVELLENTSLEDISLRKVAAKAGVSHVASYHHFENKNALFSAIAEIGFQKYFETYQKELEKTDQDFKGRYRALGWTYFQFIMANRQFARIMFGGMGVDLKNHPTLSGVSRRTYRQLHEIIRMGQRLGFLEPGKTREKTLASWAMIHGIAMLFLEGRLQMKNDPKEMENFIQTVTEYAYIGMK; this is encoded by the coding sequence ATGGCGGTTTCGAAAAAAAAAATTAGTCCCAAAAAACCAAAAGCTGCGGGTCGACCCTCCAAAGAAAATGGAATGAATGTCCGTGAGGCTCTCATCCAGGCAGGGGTAGAACTACTCGAGAATACTTCTTTGGAAGATATTTCGCTTCGTAAAGTGGCGGCAAAAGCAGGAGTGAGTCATGTCGCCAGTTACCATCATTTTGAAAACAAAAATGCTCTCTTTTCTGCGATTGCCGAAATTGGGTTCCAAAAGTATTTCGAAACTTATCAAAAAGAATTAGAAAAAACAGACCAAGACTTTAAAGGAAGATACCGGGCCCTAGGATGGACTTATTTTCAATTCATCATGGCCAACAGACAGTTCGCAAGGATTATGTTTGGTGGGATGGGTGTGGATCTGAAAAACCATCCTACACTTTCTGGTGTATCAAGAAGGACCTATCGACAGTTACACGAAATCATTCGAATGGGCCAAAGACTCGGGTTTTTGGAACCAGGAAAAACAAGAGAAAAAACTTTGGCTTCTTGGGCCATGATCCACGGGATTGCAATGTTGTTTTTAGAAGGCAGGTTGCAGATGAAAAACGATCCAAAGGAGATGGAAAATTTCATCCAAACGGTCACAGAGTACGCATATATCGGAATGAAATAA